The Streptomyces sp. WZ-12 genome segment TCAGCCAGCGCGGCGGGAACGGCGGTTACCGCCTCGCCAAGGCCGCCGACGAGATCAGCATCGCCGATGTGATCCGGGTCGTGGACGGTCCGCTGGTGTCCGTACGGGGCGTGCGCCCGCCGGAGTTGTCGTACAGCGGCCCCGCGGAGTCCCTGCTTCCGCTGTGGATCGCGCTGCGGGCCAACGTCCGTCAGATCCTCGACGGCGTCTCGCTGGCCGACGTGGCGTCGGCTGAACTCCCCCATCAGGTCTCGGCATTGGCCCGCGACCCGGCCTCCTGGATGAACCCCTAGGGCGAACCCGGCTGACCTGCGGACGGCCCGCGACGGACCGTCGGGCGACCGACCCCGTGTCCGGAATGCGACCACGATCCGTCCACCCCTCGAACACCCCTTGCCCGTCCAGAAGTTCAGGCCGCATCATGCAGCTATTCCCTACCAATCCAGTGGGAAAACTAGGGAAGCCCGACCGGGGGCCACCCCCACAGCCCGGTTCCAGCCGACGAGGACGGTGAACGGCGCATGCCGAAAAGGTCCGCAACACGTCCTGCCGCCCCGCAGTCCCGCCCCGCGGAGGAGGAGATCTGGCCCCGCGTCACCCGCGAGGTCGCCGACGACCTCGCCGTCGACGCGCTGGCCCGCGACCGGTCCGGCAAGCCGCCCGCCGACGAACTCGCCCGGCTGCGCGAGGCCGGCCTGCCGGCCCTGCTGACCCCGCCCAGCCCGCTCCGCGGCGGCAGCGACTGGCGCACCGCCTGCGCCGTCATCCGCGAGATCGCGGCGGCCGACAGCTCCATCGGGGAACTCCTCGCCCGCCACTACGCGTTGACCTGGAACACCCGGTTCTTCGGCGGCCCGGACCAGGCCGACGGGTTCGAGCGCCGGGTGGCGGCGGAGCAGTGGCTGCTGGCCGGCGACACCGGCAACTCACCGGCCGACGCCGAGCCCGCGTCCTCGGGCGCCGCCCCCGACCTCACCCTGACCCTCACCCCGAACGGGAACGGCTATCTCCTGCACGGCCGCCGGTCGTTCGCCGCCGGCGTCACCGTCGCGGACCGCCTGGTCGTCGGCGCCACCTGTACCGAGACCGGCGACTGGCTGACCGCACTGGTCGACCCGGCCCACCCCGGCGTCACCACCGACCCGGCCCACGACCGCCTGGGCCAGCGCCTCGCCGGCGCCGGCAGCGTCGCCTTCGACGGGGTACCGGTGCTGCCCGAGCAACTCCTCGGCACCGCCTCCCACGACGAGCAACACCTCACCCCCTACGCCACCCTGGCCCCGCTCGCGCTGCGGCTGGCCCTGGTGCACGTCGCGCTGGGCATCGCCGAGGGCGCGCTCGCCGAGGCCCGCGACCTCAGCCGCGCCGCGCCCGGCGGCTGGCCGACCGCCGACCCCGACCCGGCCCCGTACGCCGAACGGCCGGGCGGCGACCCCTACTTGCTGCTCGCCTACGGAGAACTGGTCGCCGCCGCGCACACCGCAGCGGCCGTCGCGGAACCGGCCACCGAGGCGTTGGCCAGGGGCCTGCTGATGGGCCGGGAGCTGGGCTCCAACGAGCGCGCCGACATCGCGGTGCTGGTCGCCGCCGCCGAGGCGGTGACCAACCAGTCCGCGCTCCAGATCACCACCCGCATCCTGGAGTTGACGGGCACCGCCGACTCTTCCGCCGGCGACCCGGGGTTCGACCGGTTCTGGCGCAACGCCCGCGTGCTGACCGCCCAGCGCTCGCCCGCGCACAGCCTCCGGGCCATCGGCGACCACTACTTGAACGGGACGCACCCGCCGCTGACCCTACGGATCTGAGCCAGCGGCCGCCGCGCCCCTCCGCGGCTCCTGAAGTCGTATCAGACGGCGGCCAGCAGGCTCCGGCCGAGCCAGTCCGAGCCGTCCCGCACGCCCGGCAGGGCGTAGAAGTAGCCGCCGCCGGTCGGCGAGATGTAGTCCACCAACGGCTCGTCGATCAGCCGCTCCTGGGTGGCCTCGAACTGGCGGCGGACGTCCTGCTGGTAGCAGCAGAAGGCCAACCCCATGTCCAGGTTGCCGACGTTGTCCACGCCCCGGTCGTAGTTGTAACCGCGGCGCAGGATGCGGGAGTCGTCGGTCTTGGCGGTGCGCGGGTTGGCGAGCCGGATGTGCGAGTCCAACGGGATCGCGGTGCCGTGCGGGTCCTTGTGGTAGGCGGGCACGTCGAACTCGCCTGCACCGTCCAGCGGGGCGCCGGTGTCCTTGCGGCGGCCGAACATCTTCTCCTGCTCGGCCAGCGAGACCCGGTCCCAGAACTCCACCAGCATCCGGATGATCCGGATGACCTGGTAGCTGCCGCCGGTCGCCCAGGCCGGCTCGCCCTGGCCGTCGCGGACCCACACCAAGTGGTCCATCTCCCGCCCCGACTTCACGTCGGGGTTGGCTATCCCGTCCTTGAAGCCGAGCAGGTTGCGCTGGGTGCCGCTGGGTCGGGGCGCGTTCTGGAAGCCGTCGATGCGCCACTTGATCTGCATGCCGCCGCGGGTGTGCCGGGCGATGTCGCGCAGCGCGTGCAGCACGGTGTCCTGGCGCTCCGCGCAGATCTGCAACGACAGGTCACCGTGGCACTCGGCGGCCTGGAGGTTGTCGTTGGGGAAGGTCCGCATCGGGGCCAGCCCGCGCGGCTTGGCCTTGGCGAGGCCGTAGCGGCCGTCGAAGAGCGAGGCGCCCACCCCGAGCGTGACGGTCAGCGCGTCGGCCGGGACGACCGGGCCGAGGATCCCGTTGTCGGACGGCGGGGCGCCGACGCCGAGGTCCTGCGGCGCGCCGCCGGCGGTCAGGAAGCGGGACCGCTCGGTGATCGTCCGCAGCAGGTCGGTGAGTTCCTTGCGGTTCTCCGCGATGACGTTGAGCGAGACGAACGCCGCGGCGGCGGGCTGCGGGGTGAGGATGCCCGCCTGGTGGACGCCGTGGAACGACACCTTGCCGGCGTCGGCGGTGTCGGCGGCGCGCGCGGTACCGGTCTGGCCCTGGGCCAGGGCGAAGCCGCCGCCGGCCAGCACCGCACCGGCCGCGCCGGCGCCCAGCGCGGTCTTCACGAACGAGCGCCGGTCGGCGGGACAGCGGCCCTGCGGGCCGGGCGTTTCGGCGGACATCTCGTGGATCCCTTCGGAGCGTGCGCGGGGTGGTGCGTCGGTTGCGGGGTGGCTGGGTGGTGGGGAGTGATACGGGCGGGGGCCCGGTGGTCGGCGGCGGTGCTCGCGTGCGCGGTCCGGGCGCCCCGATCCCGGGGCGGTCAGGCGGACTTGCGGATCTCCAGGAGGTCCGGCACCGGCGCCAGGTGTTCCAGCAGTTGCCCGGTGACCCCGTTCAACCGCTGGCGGGTGGCGGCGTCCAGCTTCTCGACCGGCGTCCAGGCATCGCCGTGGTGCGCCGCGTCGAGCATCTTCTGGAGCCGGGCGATGTCGTCGTCGATGGTGGTCAGCAACTGCGGGTCGCGCTTGGCGATCAGCGGGCGCAGCACGTCGAGGAGTTCACGGGTGCCGGTGAGGTTGGCGTCGGCGGTGGCGAGGTTGCTGCCGCTGCCCTCGTCGGTGTCGCCGGTCAGCTCGAACTGGAGGGTGTTCTCCAGGATCTCGTGGGTGCGCAGCGGCAGGTCACCGGGGGCGAAGTCCTGGGTGGGGAACGCCTTCCGCAACCCCATCACCTCGCCGTGCAGTTGCTCCGCCGGCCCGGTCAGCTCGTCGGCGGGCGCCCCGTGCCAGAGCCCGTACTCGATCCGGTGGAAACCGCTGAATTCCTTGTCGTGCACGCCGCCCGGGAGCCCGTCGGCCCGCCCGTTGATCTTCTTGTCGAAGTCCTGGAACGTGCCGTAGGCGGCGCCGAGCGAGGAGTAGGTCCGGTGCGCGGTGAGCCAGTCGGCGCGGGCCGCGTCCAGGTCGCCGCCGGCGAGGTCGTCGCTGAGCCGCTGGGTCTGGTCGGTCAGCGTGGCCAACCCCGCGTCGACGTACTTCTTGTACGCGCGCAGCGGCCCGGCCAGGTCCTCCTCGGAGACCGGCACGACGGCCTTGGCACCGCCCCCGCCGCTGACCCGGACGGCGGCCGAGGTGACGGCCTTGCCGCCGGTGGGGACGCAGCGCCAGGCGTACGAGCCGCCGGCGACGGTGGCGACCAGGTCGCGGGTGGTGCCGGGGGCCAGGCCCTCGATCTCGCCGTAGACCGCGTTGCTCGTCGGGTCGACGAGGTACACCTCGGAGGTCTTGTCGCCGGTGTTCTGCATCTGGAAGGTCTGCCGGCCCGTCTTGGGCGCGGTGAAGCCCTTGCCGCACTCCTTCTCGGACACCGCGATGGTCGGCGCCCCGGCCGGCTTGGACTTGCCGAAGGCGACGATCCCGCCCGCGACGACGGCGGGCACGGCGACCACGGCGACGGGCAACACCCAGGCGGGGCGCTTCCGGCCGGTCGCGGCGGCGACCGGCGCGGCGGCAGCCGGCGCGGCTTCCTTTTGCGGCTCGGGTTCGGGTTGCGACTCAGGGGTGGACTCGGGCGTGGACGCGGCCTGCTCCTCGGCCGACTCCCCCTCAGCCGGCCCCACTTCGGCCGACTCCGCCTCGACCGGCTGTGCCGCTGCCGCCTTCGCCTCGGTCGCACGCGGCGCCGGCGCCGGCTTCGCGGCCGTCCGCACCCCGCGGACGAACAGCGTCATCACGACGGCGAGGTACGCCGCGTACCCGACGACCTGCAACCACGTCATGGCCGGCATCAGGTTGAAGACGCCCTGCACCAACGTGGTGTACCAGGCGCTCGGGTCGATGCTCTGGCTGAGGTCGAAGGCGAACGCGGTCTTGCCGGGCAGCACCCCGCCCTCCTGGAGGTCCCGCAGGCCGTACCCCAGGACGCCGGCGGCTATGACGATCAGCACGGCCCCGGTCGCGGTGAAGAACTTGGTGAGGTTGATCTTGAGCACCCGGCGGTAGAGGCCCCAGCAGAGCCCCGCCGCGATGACCAGGCCGATCCCGGCGCCGATCATCGGCCCGACGGATTCGCCGGCCGCCCGCGCCGTGGTCCACAGGAACAGCGCGGTCTCCAACCCCTCGCGGCCCACGGCCAGGAAGGAGGTGACGATCAACATGCCCGCGCCCATCGCGAGCGCCCCGGTGACCTTCTCCTTGATCTCACCGGAGAGGCTGCGCGCGGAGCGCCGCATCCAGAACACCATCGCGGTGACGAACGCGACCGCGATGACGCTCAGCGTGCCGCCGAACGCCTCCTGCGCGGTGGCCGAGAGCGAGGCGGCGGTGAACGTGAGGACCGCACCGAAGCTCAACGACATCGCGATGGCGGCCAGCACGCCGGTCCACACCTGCGGGAGACGGGACTTGGCCCCGGCCCGGACGAGCGTGGCGACGAGGATCGAAACGATCAGTCCGGCTTCCAGACCTTCTCTCAAGCCGATCAAGAAACTCGGAAACGCGTCGTCCCACATAGTCGTCCTCTCCGGCCGCATCACCGCACCGGTATGCCTTACCTCAGTTAGCGAAGGCATACCTTAGTCAGACCGTCTGAAGATGTCTACACAGCTGTAGTCACGTGGTCACGAGCGGATAACGACCCTAGTCCAGGCCCCACACGCCCCCGACGGGGCCCCCGACCATCCCGTCGTGACTCCCACCCGCACCGCGCGTTCTCCAGGCATGACCAACAAGCTCACCCCCCACGCCCCGCGCGCACGCCGAGCACCGCGCACCGCCGCGGCCCTCGCCCTGACCGCCCTCGCCACCCTCGCCGCGACCGCCCCGGCACGCGCCGCCGACGGCACCATGCCCAACGTCAACGGCAAGTCCCTCTCCCTCGCCTACCAGGCGCTCCACAACAACAAGGACGTGCAACTCCAGGACGGCAGGGGCGCCGGGCGCCACGTGCTGTGGCCCGGCAACTGGAAGGTGTGCGCCCAACACCCCAAGGCCGGCGCCCCGTTGCGGCACCAGAAGGTGACGCTCACCGTGGTCAAGTCCCGCGAACGCTGCGACAACGGCCGATAGCCCACCGGGCGCCCCGCGCCCCACCGTCACGCCCTCAGACACACTTCAGGCCCGGGAAGAACTCCCGGGCCGCCTCATCAATCGATCCCCAACAACAACCATCTCGAACAACACAGTCCCCGGGAGTCCACATCGCCACCATCTACCTCAGTCGTCGCTGAGGCTCCGGTTCGCGGGGCTTCCGGGGGCCTAGCCAGAGCCACTTTAAGGGTCTCCTGCCCACGAACGTCTTCGTCGGCGGTGCGGCTCTCCGCTTATCTGGTTACAGACCAGTTTCCTCCCGATTTGCACACAGTCAAGGGGTATGTCAGGGAGGCCGGGTAAAAAGCCCGCGGCGCAAGCACCGGCGCGCGGTGCTGCACATCAAGGACGCGTAAAGATTGCCGGGATGCGGCAATGTGCGCCGGCCGGGCCTCGTGTCACGATCATCCTCGTTCAGGCGGAATGAGCGAGTGCGGGAGGGCTGACACATGGCCTGGTTTCTTGGTCTCGGCATCGGCGGGATCGTCGTGCTCGCGCTGTCACTGATCTTCGACGGCGTACTGGAGGGCCTGTTCGGCGGCGTGCTGGCGGGGCCCTTCGACGGACTGCTGTCGCTGCCGGTCATCGCCGGGTTCCTGTCGATGTTCGGGTTCGCCGGCGCGATCGTGCACGGCGGCGCCGGACTCGGCACCGCGGCCGCCGTCGGCGTCGGGCTGGCGGCCGGCACCGCGGCCGGGGCGGCCACCTGGCGGTTCAGCCGGACCCTGATGGACGACCGGACCGACCCGGCACCGCGCCGCGAGGACCTGGTCGGCACCGCGGGCTCGGTGATCACCCCGATCCCCACGGACGGGTACGGCGAGGTGCTGCTGCAACTCGCGGGGCATCCCGTGAAGCTGTCGGCCCGGAGCGCGGTCCCGGTGGCCCGGGGTGCCGAGATCTGGGTGGAGGCGTCGCTGTCGTCCACCGCGGTCGCGGTCCGCCCCGTCGAACGCTGAGCGGGGGCGGCCCGGACCCGGACGCCGATGCGGGTCGGCACCCGCCCCCGCTCGCCCGGTCCCCCGGCGCGCTCCGCGCCGCGGGACCGATCCCGCACAACCACCATCTTGATCTGCCTACCCCCAGGGAGGCAGGGGGGATTTTTCATGAGTTCAGTTGTTATCGCCGTCATAGGTGCCGTCGTCCTCGTCGTGCTGCTCGCCCTCGCGGTGATCACGCGCTACAAGGTCGCCGGACCGAATGAGGCGTTCATCATCACCGGCCGCCGGGGCAAGAAGTCCACCGATCCGGAGACCGGTCAGGTCAGCGTCGACAACAGCGGCCAGAAGGTCGTGGTCGGCGGCGGCGTCTTCGTCGTCCCGTTCGTGCAGCAGCGGTTCTCGTTGGACCTGTCCAGCCGGCACCTGCCGGTGGCGGTGCGCGGCGCGGTCACCCTGCGCGGGGTGAAGGCCAACCTCGACGGCGTCGCGATCGTCAAGGTCGGCGGCAGCGAGGACGCCATCCGGGCCGCGGCCCAACGCTTCCTCCAACAGCAGGACGGCATCGTCGGGTTCACGCAGGAGGTGCTGTCGGGCGCGCTGCGGGCGATCGTCGGCCGGATGGCCGTCGAGGACATCATCCGCGACCGGGCCGCGTTCGCCGGGCAGGTCGCCGAGGAGGCGGAGGCCAGCCTCTCCGGGCAGGGCCTCATCCTGGACGCGTTCCAGATCCAGGACATCACCACCGAGGGTTCCTACCTGGAGGACCTGGGCCGGCCGGAGGCCGCACGGGCCCGCCAGGAGGCCGACATCGCCGAGGCCAACGCCAAGCGGGTGTCGGAGCAGGCGCGGCTCAAGGCCACCGAGGAGATCGCGATCGCGGAGCGCACGCTCTACCTCAAGCAGGCCGAGATCCGCGTCGAGACCGAGGCGGCGGCCGCCAAGGCGAACGCGGCCGGCCCGCTCGCCGATGCCGCGCGCCAACAGGAGGTGCTGACCGAGCAGGAGAAGGTCGCCGAGCGCCAGGCCGCGCTCACCGACCGGGAGTTGGACACCAAGGTCCGCAAGCCCGCGGACGCCGCCCGTTACCAGGCCGAGCAGGAGGCCGAGGCCCGCCGGATCGCCGAGGTCAAGGAGGCCGAGGCGACCGCCGAACGGGCCCGCCTGACCGGTGAGGGCGAGAAGCTGCGCCGCGCCGCGCTCGCCGAAGCGGTGCGTCTGGAGGGCGAGTCGGAGGCGGCGGCCCTCGCCGCGAAGGGCGCCGCCGAGGCCGAGGCCATGCAGAAGAAGGCCGACTCCTTCGCCCAGTACGGCGACGCGGCCGTGCTCCAGATGCTGATGGAGGTCCTCCCGCAGGTCGTCGCCAAGGCATCCGAACCACTGGGCGCGGTGGACAAGATGACGGTCATCTCCACCGACGGCGCCGGCCAGTTGCCCCGTGCGGTCGCCAACAACGTCGCCCAGGGCGTGGAACTGCTCAACTCGGTCTCGGGCGTCGACCTGGCGGGCATGCTGAAGCGGGTGACCGGGGGCGTCAACGGCCACGCCGCCTCGGACACCGCCGTCGCCGCGGGACCCGTATCCGCTGCGGCGTCCGTCAAGGGAAACGGAAAGATCGAGGTGACCGACTAGCGTACGGGGCAAGGAAGTTGATGTGGCGTCATGAGCGCACTGACCCAGTGATCGACTCGCGATCGGCGAGCTGAACCTTCCCCCCTCACCGGGCTGCCCGGACGGAACGACTTCCGTCCGGGCAGCCCCATTGGGGGCGTACGGGCGCCGCGTCGTGGGCCGGTCACCCGCCGGCGCGCGGCGGTCAGGGGGTCGGTGCCTGGACGCGGGTCAGGTGGAAGAAGAAGTCCGCGGGTTCGCCCTTCTTGTCCATCACGCACAGGAGGACATCGTCGGTGAGCCGGCGGAAGTGGTCGACGACGGGCAGTTGGTCGTAGACCATCGCCGTGGACGACTTGCCGCGGAAGACCACCTCGCGCAGTGTCGCCAGGCCCATCTCCTCGAACGAGAACACCGCCCCCTGCTCGTCCCGGCACAGCAGGGGCTCCACATGGTCGGCGTCCACGAACCGCTTGCCGTACCACCTCATCCGCGTCAGCAGCCTGGCGCTCTCGCTGCTCCGCTCGAAGCCGCCGCCCCGCCAAGTGCCGATCAGGAGGGCGGTGTCGACCGGTTCGAGCCGGTCGAAGAGTGCGGCCAGTTCCGCGTCGTCGCACTCCCCTCCGGATGCGATGGCGTCCAGGACTTCCTGCTCGGTACCCACGGGCGGGGCCTCCTTCGACCGACGGATGAGCGGGGTGGATCGGGTGCCTGTGGTGGTGCTTGGGGCGGTGTCTGTCGCGGTGGTTGTGGTGGCGGTTGGTCCACCCGGGAGGGGGGCGGGGGCCGACCGGTCGGGGCGTACGGGGTCGAACCGGTGGTACATGCGGGCGTGCCAGAGGACCACCCGCTCCACCGCCACCGCCACCGCGGAACCATACCCGGCGGCGGTGAGCGGAGCCAGGGCCCGCCGGCAGTCGCCGATCGCCGCCTGCGCCCTGTCGTGCGCCTCCTGTTCGGACAGGCCGAGGGTGAGTGCGTCGACCTTCCCCTCGTCCCGTTCGCGGTGGTGTCCGCGCAGGTCGTTGAGGAGGCGGATGGCTGGCGTCGCCCGGGTCGTGGCGGAGGCCGCCGACCTGCGCGGCGGCCTGCGGATCGCGGTCAACTGCGCGGGCGTCAACGGCCCGCTCAGCCCGCTGGCCGAACTCCCGCCCGCCGACTTCGACACCGTGCTGAAGGTGAATCTCTACGGCGTCTTCCACGCGATGCGCAGCCAACTCCCCGCGATGGCCGACACCGGCGGCGTCATCGTCAACCTCGCCTCCATCGCGGCCCGTTCGGGCTTCCGCCACCACGCCGCCTACGCCGCCGCCAAGCAGGGGGTACTCGCACTGACCCGCACCGCGGCCCGCGAGTACGCCGAGCGGGGCATCCGGGTCCTGTCCGTATCGCCGGGCGTCGTCGACACGCCGATGGTGGCGACGCTGCCGCCCGGCGCCACCGACGGGCTGCTGTCCACCGTCCCCCTGGGGCGCGCCGCCGAGCCCGCCGAGGTCGCGGCGCTGGTGGCGTTCCTGGTGTCCGACGACGCCTCGTACCTGACGGGCAGCGACCACGTGGTCGACGGCGGCTACCTGGCCAAGTAGCCGTGCAACCGCCCGGCAGCGCGAAGCCCGCGCGACCCAATCCCCGTGACGACCCGACTACGGGAGGTGTCAACTCCCCTTCTGAACAGGCACATTGAGCCGTACATACTTTAAATAATATCGATCATGACGTGTCCATATATTGGACAGACATGCGTCTCCAGGCGTCCACTGGATCTCGGGCGCTTCGCGAGCGAGCCTGGCGCCCTCCCTCTCGACAACCGAATGCGGGAGAGGCCGGCGCGACCCCTCGGGCGCCCTGAGCCACGGACTCGGGCGGTCCGGCGGCACGCCGCTCTCCCTGGAGGCCAAGATGCAGAAGGAAGACGTCGCGCGGCTGGTCACCACCCCGCTGGACTCCCCCGCCTACCCGCCCACCCGGTACCGCTTCACCCACCGCGAGTACCTCAACATCTACTACCGCACCGACCCCGAGGCGCTGCGCCGCCTTGTTCCCGAGCCGCTGACCGTCGCCGAGCCGGTGGTCCGCTTCGAGGTCATGCGGATGCCCGACACCACCGGGCTGGGCGACTACACCGAGGCGGGCCAGCTCATCGCCGTCGAACACGACGGTGAGGCGGGCGAGTTCAACCTGGCGATGTACGTGGACAGCGTCCCGGCGATCTCCAGCGGGCGCGAGTTCAGCGCGTACCCGAAGAAGTCCGGTTCGCCCCGCCTCTACGTCGACTCCGACACCCTCGTCGGCACGCTCGACTACGGAACCCTGCGGGTGGCCACCGCCACCATGGGCTACCGGCACCACGCCGTGGACCTGGACGCGGCCCGCGCCGAAGTCTGCGCCCCCACCTTCATGCTCAAGACCGTGCCCCACTACGACGGCACGCCCCGCATCTGCGAGTTGGTCCGCACCCGGATCAGCGACGTCACCGTCAAGAGCGCCTTCACCGGCCCGGCCCGCCTGGAACTCTTCGCCCACGCGCTCGCCCCGCTCGCGGACCTGCCGGTGCTCGAAGTCGTCCGCGCCAGTCACCTCGTCACCGACCTGAGCCTCAACCCCGTCGAGCCGGTCTACGACTACCTCGCCGCCTGAGGACGCCCGCGGGCCAGTCGGTAGCCACCCCGTCCGCCTGCCGCACGCCCGGTGCGCCACCGCGCCAGGCACATCCGCTTCGAGAAGTTCACGACATTCGAGAAAGCTGCGCAACCATGAACTCCACCCCTGCGCCCGCCCCGGCCGCCACTCCCGGCCGGGACGGAACTGCCGCGCTGGACTCCTACCGACGTGCCGCGATCATCGGCGGCGGCGTGATCGGCATCTCCTGGGCCGGCCTCTTCCTCGCCCGCGGCATCGATGTCGTCATCAACGACCCCCGCCCCGACATCGAGGACCTCGTCCGCGCCGGCCTGGACGAGATCACCCCCGCCCTCGCCGCCCTCGGCCTGCCCACCGACCGCCTCGCCGACGGCCTCGGCTTCGAGGCCGACCTGGCGACCGCCGTCGCGGACGTGGACATCGTGCAGGAGAACGGCCCCGAGCGGCTGGAGCTCAAGCAGCAGATCTGGGGGACCATCGAGCGGTCCGCCCCCGCGCACGCGCTGCTCGCCACCTCGACCTCCAGCATCCCGGCCACCGCGATCGCCGCGGCGCTGCTCCATCCCGAACGGCTGGTGGTGGGCCATCCGTTCAACCCGCCGCACCTGGTACCGCTGGTGGAGGTGGTGCCCGGCCGGCAGACCTCCCCGGCCGTCGTCGAACAGGCCCGGGCGTTCTACGCCGCGCTGGGCAAGCGGCCGCAGGTGCTGCGCAAGGAGATCCCCGGCTTCGTCGCCAACCGCCTCCAGTCCGCGCTCTTCCGCGAGGCCGTCTCCCTCGTCGCCCAGGGCGTGGTGACCGAGCAGGAGCTCGACGACATCGTCACCGCCTCGATCGGGCTGCGGTGGGCCGTCGGCGGGCCGTTCCGCACCTTCCACCTCGGCGGCGGGCCCGAGGGACTGCCGCACTTCATCGAACACCTCGGCCGCGCCATGGCGGCCGACATGTGGCCCGCGCTGGGCAACCCCAGCTTCGACGACGCCACCGTCGCCACCCTCGTCGGCCAGGCGCGCGAAGCCTTCGGCGACGAGACCGTCGCGCGGCTCGCCGCCGTTCGCGACCGCGCCCAGATCGCCCTGATGCGCGCCCTGGGCGAGACGCCGGACGCCAACTCCGGCTCCACCGACCGCTCTTGATCCCCGTCATCCGCACCCACGCGAGAAACGAAGAGGCCATGTCCCTCACCGAAAAGATCAACCGCGCGATCGCCAACCCGGCCACCGACGACGCGTTCGACGTCCAGGCGGAAACGGCCGAGGTGCTCGCCGGCATCGGGCTGGCTCCGCAGGACACCGGCGGCGCGATCACCTTCGAGGGCGCGGACCCGGTGGTGCCCAGCACGCTGCGCCTGGGCGCGGCCTCCGGCATCGCCCTGGTCGCCAAGTCCGCGGCGCTCGCGGCCCTTTGGAAGGACCGCACCGGCCGCGGCCAGGACATCCACATGGACCTGCGGGTGGGCCCGCACCGCCTCTGCCCGTTCTACGAGCAGAAGTGGGAACTCCTCAACGGCTACACCGGCGGCCACCCCTCCGTCATCAACATGGCGCTCGCCAACAACTTCTACCGGACCGCCGACGGCCGTTGGATGATGCCCTTCAACATCTACCCCAACATCAAGGTCGCCGCACAGCGGCTGCTCGGCGTTGGCGAGGTCCCCGAGCACGTCGCGGCCGCGATCGGCAAGTGGAACGCCCGCGAGCTGGAGCAGGCCGGCGCGGAGGCCGGCTGCGTCATGCCGATGGTCCGCACCCCCAGCGAACTTCTGACGGAACGTCAATACACCGAGGTACTGGCCGACATGCCCTTGGTGGAGATCACCCGGGTCGGTGACAGCGCCCCCGAGCCGCTGCCCGCGGGCGCGAGTGCCCCGCTGGACGGGGTGCGCGCGCTGGGCATGGGCCACATCATCGCCGGCGCCGGCGCCGGCCGCGCGATGGCCCTGCACGGCGCCGATGTGCTCAACCTCTGGCGACCCTACGAGTTGGAGCACGACGTCACCTACCTGACGACCAGCGTCGGCGTCCGCTCCGCGACGATCAGCCCCTACACGTCGGAGGGACTGGCCCGCATCCACCAACTCCAGGCCGGCGCCGACGTGTTCTACGCCAACCGCCGCCCCGGGTTCCTCGACTCCATCGGCCTGTCCGAGGAAGAGGCGATCGCCCGGCGCCCCGGACTGATCCACGCCACCGTCTCGCTCAACGGCCAGACCGGACCGTGGCGTGACTACCTCGGCT includes the following:
- a CDS encoding flotillin family protein: MSSVVIAVIGAVVLVVLLALAVITRYKVAGPNEAFIITGRRGKKSTDPETGQVSVDNSGQKVVVGGGVFVVPFVQQRFSLDLSSRHLPVAVRGAVTLRGVKANLDGVAIVKVGGSEDAIRAAAQRFLQQQDGIVGFTQEVLSGALRAIVGRMAVEDIIRDRAAFAGQVAEEAEASLSGQGLILDAFQIQDITTEGSYLEDLGRPEAARARQEADIAEANAKRVSEQARLKATEEIAIAERTLYLKQAEIRVETEAAAAKANAAGPLADAARQQEVLTEQEKVAERQAALTDRELDTKVRKPADAARYQAEQEAEARRIAEVKEAEATAERARLTGEGEKLRRAALAEAVRLEGESEAAALAAKGAAEAEAMQKKADSFAQYGDAAVLQMLMEVLPQVVAKASEPLGAVDKMTVISTDGAGQLPRAVANNVAQGVELLNSVSGVDLAGMLKRVTGGVNGHAASDTAVAAGPVSAAASVKGNGKIEVTD
- a CDS encoding DUF4334 domain-containing protein; this encodes MGTEQEVLDAIASGGECDDAELAALFDRLEPVDTALLIGTWRGGGFERSSESARLLTRMRWYGKRFVDADHVEPLLCRDEQGAVFSFEEMGLATLREVVFRGKSSTAMVYDQLPVVDHFRRLTDDVLLCVMDKKGEPADFFFHLTRVQAPTP
- a CDS encoding SDR family NAD(P)-dependent oxidoreductase, whose protein sequence is MAGVARVVAEAADLRGGLRIAVNCAGVNGPLSPLAELPPADFDTVLKVNLYGVFHAMRSQLPAMADTGGVIVNLASIAARSGFRHHAAYAAAKQGVLALTRTAAREYAERGIRVLSVSPGVVDTPMVATLPPGATDGLLSTVPLGRAAEPAEVAALVAFLVSDDASYLTGSDHVVDGGYLAK
- a CDS encoding acetoacetate decarboxylase; the encoded protein is MQKEDVARLVTTPLDSPAYPPTRYRFTHREYLNIYYRTDPEALRRLVPEPLTVAEPVVRFEVMRMPDTTGLGDYTEAGQLIAVEHDGEAGEFNLAMYVDSVPAISSGREFSAYPKKSGSPRLYVDSDTLVGTLDYGTLRVATATMGYRHHAVDLDAARAEVCAPTFMLKTVPHYDGTPRICELVRTRISDVTVKSAFTGPARLELFAHALAPLADLPVLEVVRASHLVTDLSLNPVEPVYDYLAA
- a CDS encoding 3-hydroxyacyl-CoA dehydrogenase NAD-binding domain-containing protein; protein product: MNSTPAPAPAATPGRDGTAALDSYRRAAIIGGGVIGISWAGLFLARGIDVVINDPRPDIEDLVRAGLDEITPALAALGLPTDRLADGLGFEADLATAVADVDIVQENGPERLELKQQIWGTIERSAPAHALLATSTSSIPATAIAAALLHPERLVVGHPFNPPHLVPLVEVVPGRQTSPAVVEQARAFYAALGKRPQVLRKEIPGFVANRLQSALFREAVSLVAQGVVTEQELDDIVTASIGLRWAVGGPFRTFHLGGGPEGLPHFIEHLGRAMAADMWPALGNPSFDDATVATLVGQAREAFGDETVARLAAVRDRAQIALMRALGETPDANSGSTDRS
- a CDS encoding CoA transferase — encoded protein: MSLTEKINRAIANPATDDAFDVQAETAEVLAGIGLAPQDTGGAITFEGADPVVPSTLRLGAASGIALVAKSAALAALWKDRTGRGQDIHMDLRVGPHRLCPFYEQKWELLNGYTGGHPSVINMALANNFYRTADGRWMMPFNIYPNIKVAAQRLLGVGEVPEHVAAAIGKWNARELEQAGAEAGCVMPMVRTPSELLTERQYTEVLADMPLVEITRVGDSAPEPLPAGASAPLDGVRALGMGHIIAGAGAGRAMALHGADVLNLWRPYELEHDVTYLTTSVGVRSATISPYTSEGLARIHQLQAGADVFYANRRPGFLDSIGLSEEEAIARRPGLIHATVSLNGQTGPWRDYLGFDQTAGALTGLLHLEGDGDEPALPPITVVNDYLVSWFLTAGITEALRRRAVDGGSYRVHVSLSRVALWILSMGIFDKSYAQQVAGTGDRHAYPDPEVFTAETPLGHYQGITDQVRMSDTPGAYRQILVPRGSQRAEWLPTA